Below is a genomic region from Thalassophryne amazonica chromosome 3, fThaAma1.1, whole genome shotgun sequence.
TTTATGTAGAGCAGTTTTAGAGCATAATCCTTTTGTGTAGCAGAAGACTTTATGTAAACATCACAGGCAGTTGTGGAGCAAGTCTTTAAATAGCAATGTCACAATGAAAAAAGAATCCTGCTTTCAAAATTTTACTTGAGTACAGACAAATGCATTTAAAGTATTGGCAAATGCCTGCACTATGAAACAGACAAGTGTccaatttcttatttattagtATTACTGATGCATTATTGTAACCCAGAATTTAAGTGTTACTTTGTGAAAAATCAGTTTTAACTACTTTTAACAGTGGGAATTCATCCTAATCTAAGAATTCCagttatttgaaagaaaaatccCTGCTTAAACTGAATTTAGGATCAAAACAGCTCATCGTGGACTTTAACTGGGTGTCCAAATGGGAACTCTTGCTTGCTCTTTGAGGCATGCTCACTGGGCTGATCTGTCCAGAGGTGTCCTCATACCTACTCTTGGAAGAGGCAGCAGCTTTTTTTCCCATTTAAAGTACAGGCACTCTTAGAGTCATTTCTTAGAGTCCCAGAAATATTTGCTTTTTGACGTGCATCATGTCCATTTGTGTGAGGTGTTTTGTTGCCTACAAATTTCAGTGTTTGTTTGTAAGACACCTGGTATAGTGGTTACAAACAAATGTGTAATATTACCCCTTTAATAGTATTGATGAACTATTGCAATGTGGTGCTATAGTTTTACTACCTTTGCTATAGTTTATAACaactattatcatcatcatccacacaggAACCGATTTTATTCAAAAACCTGTAACTAAAATACAGAACCATAGGGTCTCTGGTACTTTTATCTCAAATATCCAACATGCATAAAAAAAATGTTGGAGATGTGCGCCATGGGTATAAAAAAAACCCACGGCACTATGAGAACGCTGCCATCGTCTGGTGAGCTCCGAGTCTGTCGATGCGCCGCAATTCAACAAACCGCAGAAGCCGTCAAACCTTCAGGCTGCTTTGAAGGTTTGACGTCTCCAACTCGTCCAGGTTGCGGCGCGCATGCACCTGATCTTCCCAAAGATCATCTGATCGAACTGTCGATTATGTGCCATCGCTGAGCGTCAAATCGCCGCGTCGTCTGATTGCGCTCAGATCGCGGAGACCGGAGCAGCGTTTGCGCACCACCGCTCCAGCTGGAAGCTTCTTCTTCCAGCTGCGCCAGAGAAGCTCCGCGCAGCTCCCTTGCCAGGTCTCCCCGGGATCCGTGTTTTGCATCGTTCCTCAATTTGCATTTCTTCCTCAGATTTTCCGTGCGacggggttcagccgcttgaaaCCAGCGGGCGCTCCACTGCTGTACTGTGCGTGAGCCTCCATTTCCAAAGCAGCGCgcgcagagagagaaagagagagagagaagagagagaggcagggagaaaataaagaaagaaaaacacttctgGAAATTCAGAATCATGTTACCGAAGCTCCGCGAACGAGGAAACTgaggacatttttttttatttaatctcaTCTGTGTTGCTGCACGCGCGGAGGCAGACACGTGTCTTCGGGGTAAACAGAAAGGGCTCGAGATCGTCTCATCGCTACTTCCCTTCCTCCCTTTTCCCTccctttttgttggtttttaaacAACAAACACCGAGCTTGGCGACCAGCTCGTCTCCATTCGTGCGCCTTGGTGATAAAGACGCATTTGGAGATGTCGGAAGTGTTGCCTTTCAACGAGGAAAAAATGAGTCATTATGGAAACGAGGGCGACGAGGGACATCTTTCCTTCACCTGTCGTCTTCAAGACACCAACAACTTCTTCAACGGCTCACAGAACAAACGCCCGCCGAAACTCGGACAGATCGGCAGGAGCAAACGGGGTAATTATGAAGCCGTTTTCCCTTTGTGTGGTGTTGAACGCGCACACGGGGGAACGTAATGAAAAGATTGCCTCCACCGCTGTCTTGGCATGATCTTCAGTAGAGAGCTAAAGGTGGCACGAATAGCCTGTTCATGCATGCGTGTAGGATGTGTAGGGTTTTAAATATTCCATTGGCATTGCAACACGAGTTGGATGCGCAGTGCACACAGTTAAATACCGTCTGAACGCTGCACAAGAGTTGGACTGGATGTTTCCTGCACCTCAGAATGGCTTGATAAGAGATGATGTACCACTATAGGATTTGTGCTTGTCATTCTTGAAATTGAGCTTGATATGCAGGCATACATTATGTGCACACATCATGCATGGCAGGATTTAAATCTGCAAGAAGACCCAATATGCACAcgtatttttcatgttttttaatgcTTTCATGCATGCACTCGCTCCCAGTGCTTGATGTCGATGAATTTTCAAGACGCCATACccagatgacccccccccccattgcaTCCACCCCCATCATTAACTCTCTCCCCTATCATCCACAGTTGTGATTGACGATGAGAATGGCGATGATGAAGCACTGAAAAATGGAACAGAGAAGACTTCAGCAGAGGCTTAGAGCGAGCGGCTCGCCGCCCCCTCTGAAAAGACACTgtcaaaaaatttttttgttttgttgttttttaatggcgATATTTACCAGTTTTAATCCAAAGACACTGTATATAAGCACTTTCTCTCATGTGGCAGCAAGCAGCACCTCCACACCCTCCTCCTCTCCAAGTCAGTCATAGccatccaggtgacacgcactggCAGTGACGGGAGACGGCAGCGAAAGAGACCCCCAAAGGTGGACACTCCCCACCCACCGAATACACACCTACgtaaacatgcacacagacacgatCACAAAGATTTTGCCATAAATCCTAAAGTTGGGGGTGGGGTGGAGAGGAAGGATGTGATGCTGTCGAATCGCAGAAATCAGGGACAGGATGCAGAAATCTTACTGAAAACGTAAAGCACACGCTCGTCCTGTAATCTTCTCAAACATCATTCTTTCTTGCTCTTCATTTTGATTGAAGGCGAACCGAATTTGTAAATACGGGAACAGTAGCCCTTATTTTCTTGCACAAAGTGGGAAGCAGTAAACAGGTTTGTATTCTGTATTGATGACTATTTATTGATCCTTTGGAATATGTCTTTTACAGCGATTTAAGACGAGAGGGTAGTGTTTTTGTACGCAGGGAAAACTTTGAGCAAATGAGCGGTTATGTTTGTTGTTTACGTTAAATAGTGTTGGCTCAGTGTTGCCTGagggttatttattttatttaatttttttccgtTTTTTTACTTTGCATTTATATACAGCGTACTTCCCACCTGTTTGTAAGCTTCCCAGGCTTTCACCTGGATTGGTTGATACTGTAACTTGACTGTACACACCTtattgattaactatttatatcaCATTGTACATTATCGTCTGTGCCAAATTCCACAAGGGATAATACTCTAAGCGGACAATTTGTTctgttctctcgctctctctctctctttctctctctctctctctctctcaatttatacatttactcatATGACCGAGTTGATTTATTGATTTGCCATTTTTAGGGCTCTTTCTTGAAAACACTGAAATACCAACTCATGCATGGCAAATATGAAATCATGCATGCACAACAGAAGCTCTGAAACTTGTGTATTCTTCAAGCACCTCGTATACAGCTTTGAATGACAAACCTCGAGAAAACAATCTTAAATCTGCGTCGTACTGTACGATTCACTGATTTGTACAGCGGCCTAATATCTTGTAATAAAGACAATGACAAAGTGTGTTTCAGTGTTTTGTGTTACAGTAAGAAATTATGTCAAATTTTTTTCACAGTTTAAATCTTTTGTTTCAAGAGAATAAGATATAACTTGGTCGGCTTTGCTCATGTTGCatatccatatttttttctttgattcTTATTGGATTCACTATTTGTCTGCCAAGGCAGGCCAAGCCAGTACTCTCCAATGTGAGAGAGAGTAACATGTTATTCCTCAGAAACATCTGATATGGAAGCAGGCAGAAATGTAAAGGCAGATGAGCAAGTATTTGCATCCGCATTTTGTCTGAATTTGCTTACAGAAGAACAGAGGCACTCAGCCCGGATGGCTGCATGACAATCTGTAGCCTCGGAGGACTCCTGTGTATCTCGGGTGACACTTTAGGTACCTTAAGGCCGCTTCTTCCAGATTGCCATAAGTTTGCACGTGCAATCTCAACTCCCCTCTTTAATGAAGTCCTGAGTTTAATTCTATTGGCAGGGATGTAAATGGTGCAGGGGGCACCGAAGCATGAGGAACACTGATGAGACGTGACATTTCCAGCTCTGCCGTGGTGACTAAATGATTCATGTTCTGTGATGAGCCTCTGTCAACGTGCACCATCTTAAACCCGAACTGCCAGAATGAGTGCTTTGAATGCATATATGCCACAAATACAAGCGCACTGTGCTTGTTTCAGCTCCGACTGCGGGCTAGAATAACATATTCCTCGTCTCTCTCCTTTCCCAGCCTTGACAGACATGAAAGAGGGAGCCTGGGCCGGGTACCATGGTAACAGATGCACCTTACGCTCAATGCGTGCTGCGGTGGGTTTGGTGCAGAATAGTCTTCCTTGAGCCTCAGCTTGATACCATCACTGTCTTTAATGGAATGTTCTCCACTCTGTTATCTCTTGACCTCCTATTCACTCAGCGGCGTGACTGCATTATCGTGCCAAAATAGTCCCTTCTTCCAAGACGGCAGTCAACCATGACGACGGCGCCTGCTGCAGTAACAGCCTGTCCCCACATGTACGGTAATAGCCTACTGTACATTACATTTAGGGAGTCAGGGTTTAAGATTTTCATCCAGTGAAAGCGTGATGCCATTGGACCAGGCTCAATGCAGGATTACATGGGAAACTGAGAAAAATCATGAAGAAATGTGATTCTGATATTGTGAGGCTCATGTTGTTTTGGGTTTCTTGAGGATATTTCAGATGTGTGGAATGTGTTTTAACAGCTCATAAGCTATGGGGTCACATTAGTGCCAAAAGGCACTGTCGCGATAACTCAGAGGAAAACTGCACCCCAAGTGAAGGAAAAGGTGGTGCAAGTGAAGAGGAATATGTGATCAGTGCACTAAACAACCACAAGAACCACTCCGCTCTCTCGAAGTTGATTTCTGTTCACACAAAGTGGATTTCTGCTCTCTCGCACAAAAGTTTTGGCAtaatgggggagggaaccagagtcggtactggctctgctgtgattggtcatttGTGAAGAGTGgaatttgattgacagccctcctttCAGAAAGCCCAGGAAAGTGAACTCCAAGTCCCGGAAGAAGACGACATCACCACTTCATTTTCAAACTCCACTGCTAAGCAGCAATTTTTTTCAACTGGGTTAACCTGGATTGAATTTGACTATTTGCAATGAATGAAAATAGTGGCTTTAGTAGAGTTTCGTTTCGGCAGACAAGGATGAATTCCTTGCATGAAAATAGGCTAAAGGGGTTAAAGAGAGATATGACAAAACATTGAAATTTGTAAAAGCCCAAAGGTTCCCAAACCTACACTGTATATAATTGACCTTCGACTATGACCTTTGGCAAAAGCAGCAATTTTGATTTTAACTTGAGCCAGATTACCcaaacataatttttttaaaatagcaTCATACCATCTGAAGTTGAATTTACAGTCAAACCTTCAAAAAAGTTGTACAGAAATGAATGGATTATGAATTATAGCACATTTCAGACCATTTCCCATCAACCATCAACTTTACCAAACTCAAGTTGCTGGTATTGGTTTTGTACACGTAACTTTTCCAGCATTTCcaaaggtcaggtctgggaatgCGTGCTGGTGCTATACATCTCCACATGGCTGAACTACCAACCCggtctcatggcagttcatggcggcATTACAAAAAGTATATTAGTCTATGGGTTCATGATGGGGACACGAAAATGGGGTGCTGTTTGTGTTGGGGGAGAGGGAACAATTTCATTTCATGACGGTGTCATGAAATCTTGGGTGATGGGGGGATTAGTGGAGGGTAGACACTAAcgctatggttagagttaggagaagtggaagattataaatagcaaaattaaaaaaaaacatttcacgaAAATCAGGTGCTTCTTGTGGTGGGGCATGAAAAAATACGTGAGAGTGGGCTGGAACTTccgtgggtcctggatggcaaccatctaaATCAACAGTTGGTCCATCCCTACTTCCCAAAAATAGCCatctacagttgtggtcagaagtttacatacacccATCAAGGGCACAAATGTCATGTTAATTTGAACAGTTCTTTTGCCAGgggggaatgattgtacagcatacatcattaatgactttaaaaaagaaGAATTGGATGTACAAGTGTTCCAGTGATGCAGGACAAAACACTtgctactttttatttatttatttattgttccaTAATgggcataaaaaataaaaagaagccAAAAGGACATAATTTTACTGACATTACAATTGAGATGACtgtgtcaggatttgggttttgtttgcttttatttctttgctttGGTTTGTTTGTTCAGTTACTTTTTATttagtctcttgctggggtttttcctgtttgggtctgtctgaccctttctctcttgtctgtctctgctgactcttggtggtgggtgtttccctctggccacaccctctttctggagcattccacacacacctgctctcaatctgcacctcatcacttgggcgcttatacgaggtctgtcaataaagtataggtcttttttatttttttcaaaaactatatggatttcattcatatgtttttacgtcagacatgcttgaaccctcgagcgcatgcatgagtttttccacgcctgtcggtgacgtcattcgcctgtgagcactccttgtgggaggagtcgtccagcccctcgtcagaattcctttgtctgagaagttgctgagagactggcgctttgtttgatcaaaattttttctaaacctgtgagacacatcgaagtggacacggttcgaaaaattaagctggttttcggtgaaaattttaacggctgatgagagattttgaggtgatactgtcgctttaaggacttccaacacagcgggacgtcgcgcagcgctccgaggcgccgtcgtcagcctgtttcaatagagcctgaaatgtggaggttttcagcttgaaaactGACACTGTTGGTCAGAAGCTCAGCAAGCTTCTGGCTGCAGCTACTGTGAAAGCacataattttgttttagcattttatttgaaatatctgtaataatgtgGATTGTTGTGTGGTTATTTCTCTGAATGGATTAAATTCAATTCATTGTATGTATACAGTGACCAATCACAATaatgctgcctcaaggctcttcacacggGTGAGGTCTAACGTTACGGACCATACGATTTTTGTGCACAGGTATTTGCATCAAGTTAAGCTGTTGTGTGATGTAATTATGGATGTTAATGGTGTTTGCATTCGTAGCTGCTGTTGGTAGCTTCGTGAAATTAGGTCGTTAATCCAGGATTACTGAATTTTTAATGCCAACACAAAGGaaaaccattatgagaaccaccacTCCCCCaccaaaaaatatgatttaataaatgacaggtgtgtgcttttccaaatcatgtttaatcaactgaatttgccccagctggactccaattaagctgcagaaacatctcaaggatgatcagtagaaacaggatgtacctgagctcaattttgagcttcatgataaaagctgtgaatacttatgtacatgtgatttcttaggtttttgttattattatttttaataaatttgcaaaaagcaataaaaaaaacagttttcacatggtcattatgTGGTAGAGTCTCCGATTCTACCAGGCCAACTGTACTCCGATCTCTACTAGTACAGTTTCTGATAGAAGATTCTACTAGTAGAATTCTGTATGTATATACAAGGTTGGggtggattactttgaaagaatacatgtggattacatgtatatatgtacatacatttggattacttgtactcTGATTACTTttagattacatttcaaagtaatcctacccaaccctgtgtgtgtgtatatatatatccatccatccattttcttccgctttatctggagtcgggtcgcgggggcagcagctcaagcaaagccggccagacctcccgatccacacacacctcccccagctcctccgggaaaaccccaaggcgttcccaagccagccgagagatgtagtccctccagcgtatcctgggtcttccccggggcctcctcccagtgagacgtgcccggaacacctctccagcgaggcgtccagggggcatctggaaaagatgcccgagccacctcaactgactcctttcgacgtgtaggagcagcggctcgactccgagctcctcccgagtgactgagctcctcaccctatctctaagggagcacccagccaccctgcggaggaaactcatctcggccgcttgtactcgcgatctcgttctttcggtcataagccaaatctcatgaccataggtgaggatcggaacgtagatcgatcggtaaatcgagagctttgcccccctactcagctctctcttcaccacgacggtccgatacagcgaccgcatcactgcagatgctgcaccgatccgtctatcgatctcacactccattcgtccctcactcgtgaacgagaccccgagatacttaaactcctccacttgaggcaaggacacttcacagacctgaagagggcaaagcacctttttccagtccagaaccatggcctcggatttggaggtgctgattttcatcctggatgcttcacactcggctgcaaactgccccagtgcacgctgaaggtcctgatttgacgaagccaacagaaccacatcgtccgcaaacagcagagatgagattttgtggttcccaaaccagaccccctctacaccctggctgtgcctagaaattctgtccataaaaataatgaacagaaccggtgacaaagggcagccctggcggaggccaacgtgcactggaaacaggtttgacttactaccggcaatgcgaaccaagctcctgctgcggccatagagggaccggatagcccttagcaaaggaccccggaccccatactcccggagcactccccacagggtgccccaagggacacggtcgaatgccttctccagatccacaaaacacatgtggactggttgggcgaactcccatgaaccctcaagcacccgatggagcgtgtagagctggtccagtgtgccgcgaccaggacaaaaaccacactgctcctcctgaatctgaggttcgaccatcggtcgaattctcctctccagtactctggaatagaccttacaggggaggctgaggagtgtgatccccctatagttggaacacaccctctggtcccccttcttaaacagagggagcaccaccccggtctgccaatccagaggcactgtccccgatcgccacgcgatgttgcagaggcgtgtccgccaagacagtcccacaacatacagagacttaaggtactcaggacggatttcatccaccccagaagccttgccaccgaggagctttctaaccaccttggtgacttcggcctgggtaatggatgagtctgcctctgagtccccagtctctgcttcctctttggaagacatgacgatcggattgaggagatcctcgaagtactccttccaccgcccgacaacatccccagtcagggtcaacagctccccacccgcactgtaaacagtgcttgtggagagctgcttccgcctcctgaggcgttggacagtttgccagaatctcttcgaggccgaccaatagtcctcctccatggcctccccgaactcctcccagacctgagtttttgcctctgtgactgcacgggctgcggcacgcttggcctgtcggtacctgtcagctgcctctgggatcccacctaccaacaaagataagtaggactccttcttcagcttgacggcatcccttacttccagtgtccaccaccgggttcggggattgccgtcgcgacaggcaccagagaccttgtgaccacaattatgagcggccgcatcgacaatggaggtggagaacatggtccacttggactccatgtctccaacctcccccgggatctgggagaagctctcccggaggtgagagttgaagacctcgctgacagagggttccgccagtcgttcccagcagaccctcacgatacgtttgggcctgccaggtctgaccggcttcctcccctcccagtggatccaactcaccaccaggtggtgatcggtcgacagctctgcccctctcttcactcgagtgtacaagacacgtggccaaaggtcagatgatacgactacaaagtcgatcatcgacctccggctcagggtgtcctggtgccacgtgcacttatggacacccttgtgctcgaacatggtgttcgtgatggacaaactgtgactagcacagaagtccaacaactgaacaccacttgggttcagatcggggaggccatgcttcccgatcacccccctccaggtctcactgtcactgcccacgtgggcgttgaaatcccccaggagaacaatggagtccccagtcggagtgctatctagtacccctcccagggactccaggaaggtcgggtactctgcactgctgcttggcccataggccgagacaatggtgagagacctgtccccaacccgaaggcgtagggacacgaccctcttgttcaccggagtgaactccaacacatggcgactgagctggggagcaataagcaatgcgaccccagctctccgcctctccccatgggcaacgccagaaaaatgaagtgtccagcccctctcctggagttgggtaccagagcccaagctgtgagtggaggtgagcccgactatctttagttggtatctctcaacctcccacacaagctcaggatccttcccccacagcgtggtgacattccacgtcccaacagccaggggctgtgagcatggaccgggccgccgggccacccgccctagaccgccacccaatcctctctgcacccgacccccatggccccctctgcaggtggtgaacccacaggaggatatatatatatatatatatatatatcctcctgaaaacaaatgaat
It encodes:
- the si:dkey-33m11.6 gene encoding calcium/calmodulin-dependent protein kinase II inhibitor 2; translated protein: MSEVLPFNEEKMSHYGNEGDEGHLSFTCRLQDTNNFFNGSQNKRPPKLGQIGRSKRVVIDDENGDDEALKNGTEKTSAEA